agcctttgctcacccgggagatgctccactcccttcagcatcttggtgcctgcgctggactctctgcagcagttccctgtccttctggaactgaggggccacaactggacacaagattccaggtgtggtctccccagggcagagcagaggggcaggagaacctctctgacctactgaccacccccttctaacccaccccaggtaccattggccttgctggccacaagggcccagtgctggctcatgctcaccctgctggtcccaggacccccagctcccttttccctATGttgctcattccccaacttattcttctcatatttaagcgttccagtttgtacccgttgccTTTTGTTCTCCactaagagcctggctccatctcccTGACACGCACCCTTCACATAGTTATAAACACTCATGAGGCatcacttcagttggaaaagaccttcaaggtcCTCAAGCCCAAGCaaaacccacccccggcactacctcatgtccctgagaacctcgtctctgtgtattttcaaccctccagggatggcgccTCCACCACGGCCCCGGGCAGCCCGTTCCAACACCCGCCATGAGGAAATTCTTCCCTGCCATTCCCCGCGGGGGGAACTCTGCATCCATTAAATCCTTCTCATTTTTGTCTTCATTCTCAATTTTTCCCAGGCTTTCACCGAACCAACCCCCAAACGCGGCGCTGGTTTTCCATCACAAACCCCCCCCGCGCACCCCCCTGAATGCGCCCAACCGCCCGCCCTCCCGGTCCCGCCCAGGAACCGGCTCCGCCGCCCAATGGCGcggccgccccccctccctccccttctccctccctccctccccgcggccgccgccgccgccgggagcGCCATGGGACAAAAGACGCGCTGAGCCGCGCGGCCCCAGCGCCCAggccgcgcccgccccgctccgTGCCCATGGCGGCGCGGAGCCGCTAGGATCCCCCCCTCCCCGGATCCCGCCGCCATGCCGAgcggcagcgccgccgccgcctccgtgGAGCCCGCCGAGCCtcccccgctgctgctgctccagcagcgcCTCGCCGGCCTCGGCCTCCGCGACCTGCGCGCCCGGAGGAGGGGGGGGGCGAGCGCGGCCGCACCGCTGGACCCCCCCGGGGAGCCGGGGCCTGGCGGGGCGGAGGAGGCGGCCGAGGGGGACGCTGAGCTGGGCGAGGAGGAGGCGCTGCTGgcggaggacgaggaggaggaggaggaggaggaagaggcggCCGCGCTGCTGCTTCTCCCCTCGTCCTCCTCGCCCCCCCAGGCGTTGCTGCCGCTGGGTTCCGTGCTGCTCTCGCCGCCCTTCGatgcgggggaggcggcgggcgggccgcGGGGAGCGATGGCGGCGCTGCTGGGCCAGGCGtgcgggggggccggggagcAGCCGGCCCTGCTCCGCAGAAAGAGCGTCAACACCACCGAGTGCGTGCCCGTGCCCAGCTCCGAGCATGTGGCCGAGATCGTGGGGCGACAGGGTgagtgggggacgcgggggggtgGCCCTAAAACGCGGGGTGGGTGCGGGCCGGGGGTTCCCGTTGCTTCGGTGGGAGCTGCTGGCCCAAAGTTTGGCTGCTCCTTCCTGCGAATCCAAAAGCTTTGGTTTGGTAATTTAAGCTGTGTATAACGTGGCCACATCCAGGTAGGTGTCGGCGCAGGGTTTGGTGGCCGGTGACGCTCCGCTCGGGTTCTGGTGCCGCCTTTCGCCGGAGGAACTTTGGACCATGTTTGGCGAAGACTTTTGGGTGAAGGGCTTTAACtttgcattgtcctacagcttCCCGAGCCAGAGCGGGACCTCTCGGAGCCCTTTTCTGCATGAAAACCCTTGTCTTTCGGCAAAAACCAACCCAATTCTGCTGGGCTGTGTCTTCCTGTCGCCGTCTCCTGCGCCCCGTGGGTCTGTGAGGATAAGGTCACATCCCTCGTGTCACGTTCGGCGTTGGCCCTTTCATGTGGTCCAGCGGGAGCGGCGATGGAGGAGTTAGAAAGATGACGTTTCGCCGGCTTTCTgcctgattttatatatataccaAGCGTTTTATATATAGCAGCGGCGAGCGTAGGTGTGGAGAAGCAGACGATGAAGTCGCCGcgctcttccccttcccttttctgcGTTGTTTCTcgctctgggggtgctgggtggcGTTCGCTGATGGGCTCAGATAAGCAGCGCTTGTGCTGCTGCCTCCATCAATgtggcttttgtttctttttcggGGTGGGGAAGAAATAGTGAAATGGGTCGAAAACAAAGCGGTAGCGAGCGCCAACGCTTAGGGAGGGTTTATATTGGCGTTTTCTACGTTTAAGGGCAGGTTTTAGCAGTTTGGGTCAAGGATTTGTGTGGTGTTTTGCTGCGTGTGTTAAAGAAGCAAACCCCACGTTATAAAACTTGGCAGGTATGCGATGCAGACACATCCATTCTATCCAGAAGCAAAGAAACAGTGGTTTAATGTCTTTAAACTTTCCTCCTGTGTCACCGGGGGTGGAAAACCGAACTGAAAGGGGTTATTTCGAAAGTGAAATCCAAACTATTGGGCTTGGAGGACCCATTTGTTCTCCATTACATCAGGATTGTTCTCTATAGGGTATAGACTTGGACTCACGTAAGATCGTGGAGTAAAAATAGGATCGTTGCTCCTGAAGGATCCATTTGCTGCTTATTTCTTATCAGTTTGGCTTGTGATAAACTATAAAGCCTCGGTGAGGAGGGATTGTATCCTAAAAAGAATCCAGGCTACAAAAGAGATTTGCATGGAAGTGTAAAGAGGGCCTGAAAATTCCGGTTTGGGGATATAAGTTGTATTAATTCCACTAAATATTTGTCAGATTTCTTAGAAATAGGAGTCTTTGAGTCTTGTTTTTAGGCCGGGAGGCTCTTGTTCTCTCATCCGCCCGCTTTGCAAAGTGCGGCTGGGTTTCCTCAAGCAAAGCTGCTCCTTCTGCTCCCCAAAAAATGAGAACCCCAATCTATTTAACACACATCCCACCCAGGCGATTGCGTTATCCCCGACCCGTTCGGCTCGGGTTTTCTGCCAGCTCCGTGCTGTAATACTTTAATATCTAATTATGTAAGGCTGATGCAATTGGAATGTTACTCCTGATGGATTTTCGCTAAGATTTACTTTATGTTCTTCGCGAGGTATAAAAGGAAACGTTTGCAGGCCTGAAATACCAGGAGCGCTGAGTTTGATCTGGAGGCATTTACATCACCGCAAAAGGCTGAAGTAATGCTTGCTTTTAATGAATAGTAAGCGGCCCTCCTTATAAAGAAAAATCTGTAGTATTTCTGAATTTTGGGAGGTTTTGAATGCTTTTTCAACTCTCAACCTTTTCTTCCGCCCCTCAGCTGGCAGCCACTGCTTGGGATAGCGTAATATAAcagtaataaataaaacacaatacAGGCTTTGAAGCGGAGGCATCTCCAAGGTGAACAACAAAGGGAAAGCTATTGGGAGCCTTTTCTTCTTGCTGAGACATGTGCCGGGGAGCCAGGAAAACCGGATTCCATTCGCGGCATGGGACGGGGTGAATTCGGACTCGCTGGATCCAACCTTCGCCGAGTCGCCGTGGAATATTCAGCGATACACTCGCTAACGCGTTGATTATCCACGTAGCATCATTTTCCAAGGGTTTATATTGTTGATAAAGTGGTTTTTACCTCCCCAAGACACCGCTGGAGTCTGAATGTTGCGTCTTTTCCTTCAGGAATAGGTGGGGGAACTCGAAATGGGCCTTGCAGCCTCCGAACCCCAGCTGAGTAAGAGCAGCAATGATCTCGCCCCATTGCGCCGATTCAATCGATCCGCTTTGCGACCGAAATAACGTTGGGATGCGTGTTTCATGAGcctttttgcttttgcttctgtAAACTAGAGACCGGAAAAAGCTGATAATTAGCGCTAAATAATAGTTATCATTAAACTAAACCAATGCTGGGGGCTGCACGTTGATGTCCTACGGTAGGATAATTATCATCCTTTCAAAGAGAAATATACGTCTGGTTTTACGTCCCGATGCGTTGTGATTGTAATAATACTGCCAATATTTGGTTATTAATTGCTGACCTGTACGAAGCAGCGAGCACAAAACACTAACGAGTCTGAATTGCCTATATATATCACTTAGTTACTCTCTCTTTAGTACATTGTGTTCTAGAGGAGAAACTTTGTTctaaacaacaaaacaatcaaaagGAAAGGCCCAAAAGCTCTAAGTGAAGCATTCGTTTCCTATTATTTCAGTTATTTCCCCTCTTTATTTCAGGTGTTTCTTTAAGTTCACAAGGCCTTGATATTGTGCAGGTTCTCGGTTTCCATCACCGATACCAATAATTCTGCACCAAATTCTCTGTTGTTCCTTTGAGCAAAGACACAACATctcttgcttttcaccctctgGTTCATTTgtcaataatatatatataaaataatatgcTGTAGAATTTTGGGTGTGAAAACACAGCTCGAGCGGCACTTTTGAGCGGGGAATTTGGTGTAGGTGACAATATATAGCGTGAGTTATATGGAAATATTCCACGGGTGGGTTCGCTAACTTGTTGTTGTAACTTTTGGGTTGTAAGCGGGTGTCGGAGGGAAAAAGCCATTCAAATTTATTCATTATCTTATAGTAATTAAGGAGACGACAGGTTTAAAAGCCCCCAAAACGTTGCTAAAATAGTTTGTGGCTGGAAGCGCGAGAGGCAGAAGTTGTTGCCGCTTTCTGTGGTGTGGTTTGCGGAGATAGAAACAGCGCTTCTGGTTTCACCCCATGGTTTCTTCCATCTCCCCAACCTGCTCAAAATAGGTGCTTTTCTTGTGGTTTTCTACGCTTCGACATCGCGCTAAACTCACCTGTGTTTCCTTTCCACAGGTTGCAAAATCAAAGCGCTGAGGGCCAAGACCAACACGTACATCAAGACCCCCGTTCGTGGAGAAGAACCCGTCTTCGTCGTCACCGGCCGGAAAGAAGACGTCGCCATGGCCAAAAGGGAAATCCTCTCGGCCGCCGAACACTTCTCCATGATCAGAGCGTCACGCAACAAGAACGGTCCCACTTTGGGGGGTTTATCGTGTACCCCCAACCTGCCGGGCCAGACGACGGTCCAAGTCCGGGTGCCTTACCGCGTcgtggggctggtggtgggaCCCAAAGGAGCCACGATCAAAAGGATTCAGCAGCAAACCCACACTTACATCGTCACTCCCAGCCGGGACAAGGAACCCGTCTTCGAGGTGACGGGAATGCCGGAGAACGTGGACCGGGCGCGCGAGGAGATCGAGATGCACATCGCCATGCGCACCGGCAACTACGTGGAGCTGAACGAGGAGAACGATTTCCATTTCAACGGGACGGACGTCAGCTTCGAGGGGGGCGCGCTGGGGTCCGCCTGGCTCGCGGCCAACCCCGTCCCGCCCGGCCGCGCCAGGATGATCTCCAATTATCGCAACGACAGCTCCAGCTCCTTGGGAAGCGGCTCCACCGATTCCTATTTCGGAAGCAATAGATTGGCCGATTTCAGCCCGACGAGTCCCTTCAGCACCGGCAACTTCTGGTTTGGAGAAACGTTGCCTTCGGTGGGCGCGGAAGATCTCGCCGTCGATTCTCCCGTCTACGACTCCTTACCGCCGCCTTCCCAAACCATTTGGACTCCTTTCGAACCCGTCAACCCTCTCTCCGGCTTCGGTAGCGACGCCAAGCCCCAACGCCAAGGGAGCCAACCGTCTACTCCTCGTTTGTCGCCCACTTTTCCGGAAAACCTGGATCACCCTCTTGCGAGGAGAGCGAGGAACGACCCACCCAACGCCGCCCACCCTAGCGGCCTCCCCATCTACATCCCCGCCTTTTCCAACGGTACCAACAGTTATTCCTCTTCCAACGGCGGTTCCACCTCCAGCTCCCCTCCGGAATCGCGCCGGAAACACGACTGCGTCATCTGCTTCGAGAGCGAAGTCATCGCCGCCCTGGTCCCCTGCGGCCACAACCTCTTCTGCATGGAGTGTGCCAACAAGATCTGTGAAAAGGAAACGCCGGCGTGTCCCGTTTGCCAGACGGCTGTTACTCAGGCAATCCAAATTCACtcttaaagatatatatatagagatattATTATATATGGACTTGGAAAACTCTTTACGAGGCACGGGTGTGACGGTACCCTCTAGTAAACTTCCTAATGAATTCTGACTGTTGGGCTTTTCTTGGGATTTAGGCTGAAGTTGTTCCGCGAGATAGCGACGTTCTCAAAAGGCTGCTACGCTAACACTAAACCTCGGCGCTCGGAGATGGCGGCGACGGCTTTGCGGCGGTTTACACGAAATAACGCACCGTTTCTCCGGCTTTTCCGAAGGATCCGGGAAGCTCCGTAACCCGTCTTGCCGCGGAGGGTTTGTGGCATTATGGATATATCAAGCAACACTTCCAACGCTGCCTTCTTTACACTGCCAGTTTTGAAACAAACAGGTTTGGGAATAACTCTTCTTTTCGCTTTGCGCGACAACTTAGGCCTAATTCTCCTCGTTGCGAATCCCTTTATTTGTATCCGTCAAAAGCGCCGTTCGATTTCTCGACGTGGACGACGTTCAGCTGATGAATCACGGCGCGAAGCTGCCCCCATTTTTGCGGTAGGATCAGGGATATCTCCGTTGATTCATTAATTCCTCCCCGTATCACGTTGCAAAGCCCGGTTGGCTTCGTCCCGCTCCAACTTGGTGACGCGATTCCCGCTGACATTCCGTTCGTTAGGCCGATCGAGCTGTTCTTAATTACTTTGTAGCGTAGGATTCCAATTGTGAAGCATCTTTACGTTGGCTCCGGCTTTTTCTTGCACGTAGCTCAAGGTAGAGTTTGTTTTtcggaaggaaaaggaaacacaagAAGGAGTTGACGTGTCCCGTATTATTGACATCGGCCCTACAATCAGGTGACGTCTTTCCAATCATAAGGAATAAAAATAAGCCAAAATAAGTATTTTGGAGCTTCTTCCATTTCAACCTGTGGATGTTTCCAGCGTTTTCATCCTCAGTCCGTTCCCAAATCTGTGCTGGCAAATattaaaccaacaacaaaaagacacAAAGTGGAGTTCGGGGTGGATTCTTTTCTACTTTTTGAAGCATTATTTTcccaagaaaaagcttttttttgtcattatattaaaagaaaaagacaaaaaaaaaggtgtattgAACTAGTAAATATACAGAAAacgttattttttatttccacttGAAGAGTTACATTTCGTATCCAAAAACCAAGTTTACAAAGAACGGTTTTTATTTTGCGACTTTCAGCCGAAGAGTTGCCTTGAGGGCACCTTTCCTGCTAATTGCTTGTAGGTTCGTTAATAGCTCCGCGTCAGTATTGAAACTTAACCCTGTAGGTCCCGCCGACCCCTCGTCCCCGcatgtgttttgtattttagcGCCTTGTACACGGCAACAAATACGCCAAGGAATCGCCAGCCGTTAGGTGCGTGTACCCTTTGTATAAACCACAACCGTTAACGATCAAACTATCCAATCTAGTTTAGGATTTGCTAATTTTACTACACTTTTTGTTATGTATATGTAGGGCGGTCGTAGGGATTATAAATTCGAGTAAAGCCGAAAAAAACCCATATATTTTATGATAAAAGGGCCTTTAACTTATGACGGCCAAAGCACTGATATTATATATTTGCTGTAAAGAGAATTataagagttttatttttctgatattaAAAGTTACTTAATAAAGACTCGTTTCCATTACCTGGAATGTTTCGCTCTCGTGGTTGTCGCAATTCCTCATAACCTCATTTTTccatgaattccttgttttccaGGCTGTCGTTGGTTCTTCTAGAAGGGCCCCACTACTCCCTATTAAGTACTAAAGGGGGaaaatcaatatatatatataatatatagatAATAATAGCTGCTCTTTTTGGTGCGTTTTGGGGTCTTTCACCTTCACCTTCATCATCAGTTGTCCAACCTTGATCATTTTGGAGTCGTGTAAAACAGATAAGGGCTTAAAAACCTCATTGAATTTATTCTTCCATGTGATGGGTGAATAAACCCACCTGGAATTGTAACTTTTCCTCATGGAAAAGCAACTTGGTTAAATTCCAGATGAAATTTTAagcttgaattttattttaactCCATCAGGGGCTTTTCCCAAGCAAAGAAATGGTTTAAATTTAACCAACAAAATGGATAAATCACCTTCTTTAGGACCAAAAATCCCTTCTTGACGTTTAGGGAAGGTTCTTGTGTCTATAGAGGTGGAAAAGGAGGATGATGAGACCACCGAAGCATCAAGATTTTGGGGTTGGAAGTAAAATTTAAAGGGAataaaggagctgggggtgaagAAAACAAAGGGGTTTTGGGTTAACAATGGGTTAATGATGGGGTCTCTGCCACTGCTACATTGGGTGTCCTTGGTCACATCCCTTGGCTTCACCCAACACCTCAAATACCCAACAATGCCCCTCAATTGTGGCTCTGGAGAATGTGACCGCGTCCCCACCGCGATTAAATGGATTAAAACCACCCCCCCAAGAATCAAATCAAGCAGCCGAAGAGCTGAATCTTGACCTTTTTTAATCAAAAACATACTCTGGTACAGAATTTCAGGAAAGTTAACTACAGTATATTATCCACAAACTAGGGCTAATGAAAAAACAgacggggggggggaaggaaaaagctACAAAGGAACTACTGGGAATTCTGTTGACCGCTTATCAAAAGGCAATGGCTGAAAGAAGAGCTTCACGCAAAAATAACCCCTCTCGCGGCGGGTTTTTGGGTTACGGGGACCGAATTTCAGCCGAAAAAGCCATGGGAAACGGTAGCGGAGCGCGAAAGCGGGAGGGGATTGGGGTGAAAGGCTTAAATGGTGTGAATTTAGGGGGGATTCTTTACTCACAAGGCACAACGGCAGCGCCAAGAAACCTCCGGAGGTTTTGTCCGCCGTCGTTTCGCTTCCCGATTGGTGTCGCTAATTGATTTTTTCAAGGTGGAAACTCCGACTGAGATCAACAGGAGTGGGTGGAGATCGTGGGTTTAACGCGTAAATCTCTTCATCTCTCAAAAAACAGCGTCCGTAACGATACCTGATACGCATCTTGTCATTATAGAGATGTTCAAGTAGGGAATGAAAGGATGTCTTAAAGTCCAAGACTCATCTCGTCGTCTTTAACTCATTAACGAAGCAACTGCACAACGCAGTTAGAAGATCTAAACTCTAAAGCGCTTAAGACGTCTCGGTCGCGACCATCGAGACAAAAACCATTTGAAGGGTTCTGAGGAAAAACCCAGTTCCCGTAGGGATTATTTTCATGGCAAAAACACAAAAACTGAGGCAGTTTTCCTGATTAAATTAAGGAGTCAACTGAATTTTCTCCTCCGTCTCGAGAGCGTCAACTTGAAACGTTCAAGTTTCAAGGTTAAAGCCGCCTAAACCTTCCGGCGCTAATCCCGGCAAAGTCCTCGAGCGTGGAGATTTGTGATTGTGTAATTATTTCATCGCAATAATTAAGACGTGGAAACAGTCGGATTCATCCAATTTTGAGATGTTGAGGATTTCCAATCAGTTCTGGCTTCTTGGTTCTGAAAGACCCCGTTGCCGTTATTTCCGCCTCCTGTTCTGGGCAAGATGAGCCCCTCGCAATGTGAAATACGGGGTAAAGCTCACGGACAACTCCTCAAATGAAGTTTGGTGCGATAAATCCATCACTCGGAGGGTTAAGACGCTTCCTAAAAGCCAAGACGCCTCGTACCCAGCAGGAAAAGTACGGGAGATGGTTCAAAATGGAGAAGAACGTGCGCCCAGGCTTTGAGTTTCTTCCACCAAACGCCGTTTGCTGTTGGGGATGGAACCTCACGGAGCTTCTCCGAGGATCAGAATCCTCCTCTTCTCAAGAAGTTTTGGACAAAATATTgttgggagagaaaggaaaagggttTTGAAGTCGAGGCCTTGAGCTAAGTCAACGTTCTTCTTGCGAACGTCAAGAAGTCGCCACGTAAAACGACGAGATCCCGTTCGAACAAGCAAAACTTAATGCAAAGCTGCGGAAAACGCATCGATTTCTGCCCATTCTGTGCTTAAGGAACGACCGCCGAGTTTCCCGATGAATTTCGGCGCACGTTGGGAAGCCGAACGTAATTCTCCAGATTCCTGAAACTACGCAGGGAACTTGGCCGAAAGCTGCGGTTCCCAGCTTTTTCTTTCCATGGGCTCAGTCCAGCTCTGCAAAGCTTAAGCCGGCGTCTCCGTTTAACTAAGCTTGAgctcctgttttctttttgtagCCTTAATGGTTAAAAGCGAGACCCTCCGGCCGTGGTTTTACTGGGTGAATCGGAACGATTGGAGTTTAAGCCGCCGATTCCATGCGCTGTTGGCCGCTGCCGCTCGTCTTGCCAAGGAAACGAATCCACCGGCTTCAAGGTGCGGAATGACAGGAGAGAAGcgaattgaatttataataaaTCAGGGTTTTCATGAGTTTATTTCGACTATTAACTAGAGAGAAGCATACATATTGTATCTGTCATACAGTCAATACATTTGCGGGGCgggttggttttgctttcctACGGTCAATTCTCTATACAAAGTCATTGCCAATTGATACGGTCGTCGATGGCACAGGGCGGAAAATTAACCACGAGGTATAAAAACAAGTTTGCCATCTTGCCCTGAGTGGaaatggtgaacagatacaaaaaCCGGATCTTAAATCTCGATGCGGTTCTCCATGATTATGGTTTACGCGAGTAAAAAgtcagggtttttttgctttaaaatacctGCCGCGTTTTCACTCGAATAAAATCGGCGAAGTCAGCAGGAGTTAGGAAAATACGTTCAAGCCGTTGGGCACGCGATATTTTAATTTCGGTGGTGATTTTGGAGATTGGGGGGGTTCCCGTTCTCTTTAAATCGAGCGCCAGCACTGAAAAGCATCCGTTTCCTTTAGTGTTTTAAAACGCTTATGTctatataaataaaaatctacactatctttttctctttttttgttttaaaaactagTGAAGGAAAAGCCACATTTTCCTCGAGATTTTGAAGCAACGTCTATTTCATCCCTCACTTTTTTGGCAGCTTCTACCTTTGAATCCGGCAACCAAATCATAGCAAGGTAGTCGAGCAAATCACCAAGTCTTCCGTTAAGTCTTGTTCCCTAAAAAGAACGTCCCGAATCAGTTGGAATTTTCAAGTTGCTAAACGTTCTGAactatgagaaggaatttttcggatataaatatatatataatatatattctgCGTACAAAAGGCTCCTGTGAGGCTTTATCGCCGAGATGCCAAGGGAACAACCCCAATACCGTAAAGTCCCTCTAAGGCGTTTTACCTTTCGCTTCAAGCCCTGAGCCACGTTTTACGACAACTCAATTCCCCAAACAACcggcaaacaaaaaaaccatccAAATTCTGCATGTTCAGTTGCTTTCTGCTAAGAGCAAGGCggcaaacacatttttaaaacctgttttcGATTTGgttgggtggtttggtttttttttttaaagaaggttaAGCAGAACAGAAGTAAAATATATCTtcgggttataaacagaatggtATTTTACAATCCGCCATCCTCAGGAGGTCCcgcggagggagggagctcagtcTAAAGGCTGCGGGTCGGCGATGGGCATGGTGTGCAGAACCTCGTCCAGGAGCTGCAGCGCGCGGTGCAAGTGGATTTCGATCCAGCACGGCGTCTCTTTGATGCTCTGCCTCGGGTAATCGGGGCCCCAACCTTTGACGAAGCTCATCCTGAGGATGCACAAGCGGCGAAGGTCGTCCACGCCGATCCCGGCGGCGGCCGACAAACCTAAAAGGGGGGAGAGGTTGCGAGTCAGCTCCTTTTAGCACCGTTCCCATTCGCTCGGCGTACAAATCCCTCTCCGCGCAGCCAAGGCCGATGCGTGTTTCTAGGCCTCATTTCATACTATCAACCTGGTTTTTGTTGTTCGGTTGGGTTAAATTTTccattttcaatgctttttttaattgcaaaacacAATCTTCAGTCTCTTATTCCCCAAATAAAACGTTGCTTTTTAACTCTGCAAAGATTTCTTACTTTAGAACATAGCGTAGAATAGAAGAGTGGATGGTTGCGTAGTCAAAACAATAttaaaagtgattttaaaaagcaaagagaaacattCTATACAAGTTATTAATCGCTTCAATGTTACTTTTTATGAGAGAGTAATGGTTAAAAACCATTCAACTACGCTGAATTATATGAAGCGAtttttttatgctgagcgtgATACAAATACATGGGAAAGTTTCTTCAAATAGAAGTGAAAATATATAATAATGATGGCTTTTTGAATGCTATATTTAATCATATAGTTATAAAATAAAGGTTCATATAAAGGCCAACCTTTTGTatcttatgtatatatatatatagtggttattttgagtgtactatcagcaagtttgctggtgacaccgagctgggaggagtggtgacactggaagctgtgctgccatccagagacctggacaggctggagagttgggtggggaaaatgtaatgaaatagaacaagggcaagtgtagagtcttgaatgtgggcaggaacaaccccaggttccagtgtaagttggggaatgagc
This window of the Patagioenas fasciata isolate bPatFas1 chromosome W, bPatFas1.hap1, whole genome shotgun sequence genome carries:
- the LOC136114627 gene encoding RNA-binding E3 ubiquitin-protein ligase MEX3C-like; amino-acid sequence: MPSGSAAAASVEPAEPPPLLLLQQRLAGLGLRDLRARRRGGASAAAPLDPPGEPGPGGAEEAAEGDAELGEEEALLAEDEEEEEEEEEAAALLLLPSSSSPPQALLPLGSVLLSPPFDAGEAAGGPRGAMAALLGQACGGAGEQPALLRRKSVNTTECVPVPSSEHVAEIVGRQGCKIKALRAKTNTYIKTPVRGEEPVFVVTGRKEDVAMAKREILSAAEHFSMIRASRNKNGPTLGGLSCTPNLPGQTTVQVRVPYRVVGLVVGPKGATIKRIQQQTHTYIVTPSRDKEPVFEVTGMPENVDRAREEIEMHIAMRTGNYVELNEENDFHFNGTDVSFEGGALGSAWLAANPVPPGRARMISNYRNDSSSSLGSGSTDSYFGSNRLADFSPTSPFSTGNFWFGETLPSVGAEDLAVDSPVYDSLPPPSQTIWTPFEPVNPLSGFGSDAKPQRQGSQPSTPRLSPTFPENLDHPLARRARNDPPNAAHPSGLPIYIPAFSNGTNSYSSSNGGSTSSSPPESRRKHDCVICFESEVIAALVPCGHNLFCMECANKICEKETPACPVCQTAVTQAIQIHS